The genome window CACGTTCATGTGGCGGTTGAGGTTGCTGCTGTGGTTGAACTGCTTGCCGCAGCGCGGGCACATGAAGATGAAGTGTTGTGCCCGCATGTGGAAGACCAGCTTCTCCACGCCCTGGAACACTTCCGGGCACTTGGTGCACTTGATGTTTTTTAGGGGGTTTGTACTGGAGAAGCCCCCTGGCAGAGGGCCCcggctgccccctgcccccaggctgccccccgccccccgggcaGCCATGGCCACTGCTGCTGCCTCTACTAGGCCCGAAGTGGCCCCCACGCTGGCCCTGCCTCCGGGGATCAACAGCAGGCCCTCCCCTTCTGCGTCCTCAGACAGGCTGTAGCAGGCTTTCACCACACCCTGTGGTGGGGCCACAGTGCTGGGGGGCACGCTGCTCTGGGCCAGCTCCCCCAGGTGGCTGCCCACTGAGCCACTGATGCCCAGACCTCCTCCTAGGCCTCCGGGAGGTTTGAGCCGGTGTGCCACCTCCAGGGCCGACTCCACCTTGACAATGCAGATGTCAGACAcatcctcgtcctcgtcctcatCCTCTTCCTCGGCCTTCAGCTCCAGGTCCTCATCCAGCGGGAACTCTAGCTTCACAGGCCGCAGCAGCGGAGGGggtagagggggtggggggggaggtttGGGGGCTGGCTTTGGGGTCctggcaggaggaaggagggatttGGTGGCACTGACACTGCTCACAAGGCTGGCATCGCTGACCCCATCCTCTTTGAGACCTATTTTGGGCTCAATGAACTGGCTGAGGGCATTCCGGCATTTCTCTACCACGTGCTCCATCTGCAGGTAGGAGGCAGCCGTCAGGTAGTTAACGATATCCCTGACTGCGAATTCCAGGGCACCCGTGTAACAGGAGAGTAGCAGGTCGGCCACGATGCGTGCACTGTGCATCAGTGAGACCTGCAGCTCAGAGCTGGGGTTCAGCAGGAACTGGTCCC of Rhinolophus sinicus isolate RSC01 linkage group LG05, ASM3656204v1, whole genome shotgun sequence contains these proteins:
- the ZBTB12 gene encoding zinc finger and BTB domain-containing protein 12 — protein: MASGVEVLRFQLPGHEAATLRNMNQLRAEERFCDVTIVADSLKFRGHKVILAACSPFLRDQFLLNPSSELQVSLMHSARIVADLLLSCYTGALEFAVRDIVNYLTAASYLQMEHVVEKCRNALSQFIEPKIGLKEDGVSDASLVSSVSATKSLLPPARTPKPAPKPPPPPPLPPPLLRPVKLEFPLDEDLELKAEEEDEDEDEDVSDICIVKVESALEVAHRLKPPGGLGGGLGISGSVGSHLGELAQSSVPPSTVAPPQGVVKACYSLSEDAEGEGLLLIPGGRASVGATSGLVEAAAVAMAARGAGGSLGAGGSRGPLPGGFSSTNPLKNIKCTKCPEVFQGVEKLVFHMRAQHFIFMCPRCGKQFNHSSNLNRHMNVHRGVKSHSCGICGKCFTQKSTLHDHLNLHSGARPYRCSYCDVRFAHKPAIRRHLKEQHGKTTAENVLEASVAEINVLIR